One window of the Enterobacter huaxiensis genome contains the following:
- the cmtB gene encoding PTS mannitol transporter subunit IIA, protein MRLIDYFPESSISIKPVAQNWQEAIDFSMSSLLQHHYINAEYIEAIKSSTLINGPYYILAPGVAMPHARPECGALKTGMSLTLLKQDVQFSKEDEPVKLLIGLSAADADSHIGAIQALSELLCDEDSLSALLTAKSEKQLADIIAHA, encoded by the coding sequence ATGCGGCTAATTGATTATTTCCCTGAATCCTCTATTTCAATAAAACCTGTAGCACAAAACTGGCAGGAGGCTATTGATTTTTCCATGTCGTCATTGCTGCAACATCATTATATCAATGCTGAATATATTGAGGCGATTAAAAGCTCGACGCTTATCAATGGTCCCTATTATATCCTGGCGCCGGGCGTAGCAATGCCCCATGCACGTCCGGAGTGTGGTGCATTAAAAACAGGTATGTCATTAACGCTTCTTAAACAGGACGTGCAATTTTCGAAAGAAGATGAACCCGTAAAGTTACTCATTGGTTTATCGGCGGCGGATGCGGATTCACATATCGGTGCTATTCAGGCCTTAAGCGAATTATTATGTGATGAAGATAGTCTGTCAGCATTGTTAACCGCTAAATCAGAAAAACAGCTGGCGGATATTATCGCTCACGCATAA
- the tkt gene encoding transketolase, with protein MSSRKELANAIRALSMDAVQKAKSGHPGAPMGMADIAEVLWRDFLNHNPQNPSWADRDRFVLSNGHGSMLIYSLLHLTGYDLPIEELKNFRQLHSKTPGHPEVGYTAGVETTTGPLGQGIANAVGMAIAEKTLAAQFNRPGHDIVDHFTYAFMGDGCMMEGISHEVCSLAGTLKLGKLVAFYDDNGISIDGHVEGWFTDDTAARFEAYGWHVVRGVDGHDADSIKRAVEEARAVTDKPSLLMCKTIIGFGSPNKAGTHDSHGAPLGDAEIALTREALGWNHPAFEIPSDIYAQWDAKEAGQVKEAAWNEKFAAYAKAFPQEAAEFTRRMKGDMPSDFDAKANEFIAKLQANPSKIASRKASQNAIEAFGPLLPEFLGGSADLAPSNLTIWSGSKAINEDTAGNYIHYGVREFGMTAIANGISLHGGFLPYTSTFLMFVEYARNAVRMAALMKQRQVMVYTHDSIGLGEDGPTHQPVEQVASLRVTPNMSTWRPCDQVESAVAWKYGVERQDGPTALILSRQNLAQQDRTEEQLANIARGGYVLKDCEGQPELIFIATGSEVELAVAAWDKLSAEGVKARVVSMPSTDAFDKQDAAYRESVLPKAVSARVAVEAGIADYWFKYVGLNGAIVGMTTFGESAPAELLFEEFGFTVENVVAKAKELL; from the coding sequence ATGTCCTCACGTAAAGAGCTTGCTAATGCTATTCGTGCGCTGAGCATGGACGCAGTACAGAAAGCCAAATCCGGCCACCCAGGGGCCCCTATGGGTATGGCTGATATCGCCGAAGTCCTGTGGCGTGATTTCCTGAACCACAACCCGCAGAACCCGTCATGGGCTGACCGCGACCGTTTCGTGCTGTCCAACGGCCACGGCTCTATGCTGATCTATAGCCTGCTGCACCTCACCGGCTACGACCTGCCAATCGAAGAGCTGAAAAACTTCCGCCAGCTGCACTCCAAAACCCCGGGTCACCCGGAAGTGGGTTACACCGCTGGCGTTGAAACCACCACCGGCCCGCTGGGTCAGGGTATTGCTAACGCTGTGGGTATGGCGATTGCCGAGAAGACCCTTGCGGCACAGTTCAACCGCCCTGGTCACGATATCGTTGACCACTTCACCTACGCGTTCATGGGCGACGGCTGCATGATGGAAGGCATTTCTCACGAAGTGTGCTCCCTGGCAGGTACCCTGAAGCTGGGCAAACTGGTTGCGTTCTATGACGACAACGGTATCTCCATCGACGGTCACGTTGAAGGCTGGTTCACTGACGACACCGCAGCACGTTTCGAAGCCTACGGCTGGCACGTTGTGCGTGGCGTTGATGGCCACGATGCTGACTCGATTAAACGTGCGGTAGAAGAAGCGCGTGCGGTCACGGATAAACCATCCCTGCTGATGTGCAAAACCATCATCGGCTTCGGTTCTCCTAACAAAGCGGGTACGCATGATTCCCACGGCGCACCGCTAGGTGATGCGGAAATCGCGCTGACCCGTGAAGCGCTTGGCTGGAACCACCCTGCATTCGAAATCCCGTCTGACATCTATGCGCAGTGGGATGCAAAAGAAGCGGGTCAGGTGAAAGAAGCGGCCTGGAATGAGAAATTCGCGGCCTATGCGAAAGCGTTCCCACAGGAAGCGGCTGAGTTCACCCGTCGTATGAAAGGCGACATGCCGTCTGACTTCGACGCGAAAGCGAACGAATTCATCGCTAAGCTGCAGGCGAACCCGTCCAAAATCGCCAGCCGTAAAGCGTCCCAGAATGCGATCGAAGCGTTCGGTCCGCTGCTGCCTGAATTCCTCGGCGGCTCCGCTGACCTCGCGCCTTCTAACCTGACCATCTGGTCTGGTTCTAAAGCAATCAACGAAGATACCGCCGGTAACTACATCCATTACGGCGTGCGTGAATTCGGCATGACCGCGATTGCGAACGGTATCTCCCTGCACGGTGGTTTCCTGCCGTACACTTCTACCTTCCTGATGTTCGTCGAATATGCACGTAACGCCGTGCGTATGGCTGCGCTGATGAAACAGCGTCAGGTGATGGTCTACACCCACGACTCCATCGGTCTGGGCGAAGATGGCCCTACTCACCAGCCGGTAGAGCAGGTGGCTTCCCTGCGTGTGACCCCGAACATGAGCACATGGCGCCCATGTGACCAGGTTGAATCCGCAGTGGCGTGGAAATACGGCGTTGAGCGTCAGGACGGCCCAACCGCACTGATCCTCTCCCGTCAGAACCTGGCCCAGCAGGATCGTACCGAAGAGCAGCTGGCAAACATCGCGCGCGGTGGCTACGTGCTGAAAGACTGTGAAGGCCAGCCAGAGCTGATCTTTATCGCGACCGGTTCTGAAGTTGAGCTGGCCGTAGCGGCGTGGGACAAACTGTCTGCCGAAGGCGTTAAGGCGCGCGTGGTTTCCATGCCGTCTACCGACGCGTTCGACAAGCAGGATGCCGCTTACCGTGAATCCGTTCTGCCTAAAGCGGTATCCGCTCGCGTGGCAGTGGAAGCGGGTATCGCTGACTACTGGTTCAAATACGTGGGCCTGAACGGCGCCATCGTCGGGATGACCACCTTCGGTGAGTCTGCTCCGGCAGAGCTGCTGTTCGAAGAGTTCGGCTTCACCGTTGAGAACGTAGTCGCTAAAGCGAAAGAGCTGCTGTAA